A single region of the Novosphingobium sp. genome encodes:
- a CDS encoding TolC family outer membrane protein, which produces MIRQRSIMVAGAALLAVAARPLHAQTLAEAIIEAYRTNPTLGASRYDVRQADEGVAQARAELRPTTQLQATAGYDHAVTGQSSRSPFSPSVTDSNSNQIQVSLVQPLYTSGKATADRHAAEAGVSAARASLRGVEGDLLLAVITAYADVRRYDAQLAVWRGSVGQLEKIEAEIAARREAGELTLTDVSQARNQLNQEREQAVATEQQLEGVRADYADLVGSEAGDLAPEPPLPRLPRSANEAFAEAETNSPDLARALFTERSSRANIDAMRSQGGPTVSLRGGAGLSGDVWPYRLRDQNRDVSGSVVLSMPLSAGGRIASQIRQAQDKNAQDRLQIEASRRNLMRDVRNAWNALATAQRALDLIEARRAAARIQLDGMLSEYRVGLRSTFDVLYAQQSLRDAELSVIGARRDRYIAGATLLRRAGDLDVETLVSGVEPYDPASHLRHVQRVDAMPWDAAVQAMDATKLRGHDTPPIILPPLADNPGILAPTTSPPDHPPLARSMPLTPRPATAGRVLSRDLP; this is translated from the coding sequence ATGATCCGCCAGCGTTCGATCATGGTGGCCGGTGCGGCGCTGCTAGCCGTTGCGGCCAGGCCCTTGCATGCACAGACCCTCGCCGAGGCGATCATCGAGGCCTACCGTACCAATCCCACATTGGGGGCCAGCCGCTATGACGTGCGTCAGGCCGATGAGGGCGTGGCGCAGGCCCGCGCAGAACTGCGCCCCACCACCCAGCTTCAGGCGACTGCCGGTTACGACCACGCTGTCACTGGTCAATCCTCGCGCAGTCCCTTTTCTCCCTCGGTGACGGACAGCAACAGCAACCAGATCCAGGTCTCGCTGGTTCAACCGCTCTACACTTCGGGCAAGGCCACGGCGGACCGCCATGCCGCCGAGGCGGGGGTGAGTGCTGCCCGCGCCTCGCTGCGCGGGGTGGAGGGCGATCTGCTGCTGGCTGTCATTACCGCCTATGCTGATGTGCGACGTTACGACGCGCAACTGGCAGTGTGGCGTGGCAGCGTTGGCCAGCTTGAAAAGATCGAGGCCGAGATCGCCGCAAGGCGCGAGGCCGGCGAACTGACGCTGACCGACGTGTCGCAGGCGCGCAATCAGCTCAATCAGGAGCGCGAGCAGGCCGTGGCCACCGAGCAGCAGCTGGAAGGCGTGCGTGCCGATTATGCCGATCTGGTCGGCAGCGAGGCGGGCGATCTGGCCCCCGAGCCTCCGCTGCCGCGCCTGCCTCGCAGTGCGAACGAGGCCTTTGCCGAGGCGGAGACCAACAGCCCCGATCTCGCCCGTGCGCTGTTTACCGAAAGGTCTTCTCGCGCGAACATCGATGCCATGCGTTCGCAGGGTGGGCCCACTGTTTCGCTGCGGGGCGGGGCAGGCCTGAGCGGCGATGTCTGGCCCTATCGCCTGCGTGACCAGAACCGCGATGTCAGCGGCAGCGTGGTCCTCTCCATGCCGCTGAGCGCCGGTGGCCGCATCGCCTCGCAGATCCGTCAGGCGCAGGACAAGAATGCGCAGGACCGGCTCCAGATCGAGGCGTCACGGCGTAATCTCATGCGTGACGTGCGCAATGCGTGGAATGCGCTGGCCACCGCCCAGCGCGCGCTGGACCTGATTGAGGCCCGCCGCGCCGCCGCCCGCATCCAGCTTGACGGTATGCTCTCGGAATATCGTGTCGGCCTGCGCTCCACCTTCGATGTGCTCTATGCTCAGCAATCGCTGCGCGATGCCGAACTGTCGGTGATCGGCGCGAGGCGCGATCGCTATATCGCCGGGGCAACGCTGCTGCGCCGCGCGGGGGATCTGGATGTTGAAACGCTGGTCAGCGGCGTGGAGCCCTATGATCCCGCGTCCCATCTGCGCCATGTCCAGCGCGTCGATGCAATGCCATGGGATGCTGCGGTACAGGCAATGGATGCGACCAAGCTGCGCGGTCACGACACCCCGCCGATCATTCTGCCTCCTCTAGCCGACAATCCTGGCATCCTGGCGCCGACCACATCGCCGCCCGATCATCCCCCGCTTGCCCGATCCATGCCCCTCACACCAAGGCCGGCCACTGCCGGTCGGGTTCTCAGCCGAGATTTGCCATGA
- a CDS encoding glycosyl hydrolase yields the protein MADYIEYGAGDVATEFPEGQHGFTDSNGVFHPDGSVVTPNNPVTPAVTDDFQGPPPTNSIFTPLAYHQYDGFTQWMDADPMAFQTKANGLQIGYTSTPHVGQGVSNSYSFAPPAQSLTLGLAGLSVTETKMAAQSDWTATADWGGKMRATMVQGGLFTYVNRLSDDDVVIDLNTINSASADTPSNQLAYTINGLNGSFNGQGLAFNFSVNAPEVADIVKLKVSYDFDGDGKIDRTELYDAFAIDANANGWEDYSTSKLISSTGAAMRDLANGSVKVELWRVSGNGDNVEVQTNSASSFVKLPYSGLTTGDGTAVPGSTLYLQQGAAAGDKSSTLSTAVNSQDGVVYDTTHVTPKPSIGGYDGPGQVWYNEGGVVGITINGQSYGIFANSDVTWTYTSTGLKSSLDDKNFYSVALLPDASVNTLMEYRQHAFAEVTGTVASYAIDKSTNQVVTTFTYTTQMMSDEKGLSSDPLTALYYHQYANSDASTLDFSFASARGDMKAYDGSSFSTSMKMPPILPLMPFLGTDAQKAELQSLIHDELKTFLSKNDPVGGDTYWGSRQIAKYTDLAMLAQQVGYGQAKDTFLKAAEQQLETWFTASDGDKYEFVYDKIWHAIIGYPGSYDADDKSNDLTLQLGYFVNAAATIATLDPEWAKQSNFGAMVNLIIKNANNPDRNDPTFGYLRGFDSYAGHNWASGTGFGITQESATESLNFDGAVARWGAATGQADMENLGLYLYTTESQAFADYYLDVHNIAFPDGFDHTRIGILGADGGSYATYFGTDPLYVQGINMTPILSQSSLFMGYYTDEIREDLAELTAQMQDPTLSNPDNAWWNSIDKYMAMADPDKALADYLSHTTYQGGGGEESRPDTLAFIESLAAMGTLSKDVSANSPYAAVYVKNGAKTYVAWNPSTTAGMTVTFSDGTKVSVGVNDMATLTPDGQIHITDFASSIAYRPDGIPLDLPTDPPAYALTTVATNGDMVLSVEATTGTAWLSVGGAAPRAMLNGDSTRRALQSANGDRLVAVGRDASGQVHVLLAGGANGKEPFYDKILDTNYSLKDNGAALYSNANAATLEPLYNQDFNGDGVVVGGTLTLKQQNGTLSLFVDDGNGRAYVKDGANGMTEIFRNGDGVPTLLTRGGSTISAVGKDADGNLHVLDVPAGSNLVYSWKLDAKGNWTGETAYDITQPGIADAEAIFQIDLNHDGVVPAALPQIVARNGGLQLLVDADGYALAKLEDGTTINVMRGGEKVKLDRGSQLSAIGRDSEGNLRVLDGDPNNFGPDTQHWAWRLDAQGNWVGEDVYSGTALTQVDGQFGKDFNGDGVISGSQKRLVSQNGGDALYVDDQTGKAFVSVQGAAPIQITRDGADWGDVKLQRGDWSLVAVATDDEGRTRVLDADPFSDMKYAWILDGNGHWYGEQSFDKSNSAAAEMLFSTDLNGDGIIGNKATNMAAAVNNHLLG from the coding sequence GCGACTGGACCGCCACCGCCGACTGGGGCGGCAAGATGCGCGCCACGATGGTGCAGGGTGGTTTGTTCACCTATGTGAACCGTCTGTCGGATGATGATGTTGTCATCGATCTCAACACCATCAACAGCGCCTCCGCCGATACGCCCTCCAATCAGCTGGCCTACACGATCAATGGGCTGAACGGGAGTTTCAACGGGCAGGGGCTGGCTTTCAACTTCTCGGTCAATGCGCCTGAAGTGGCCGATATCGTGAAGTTGAAGGTTTCTTACGATTTCGACGGTGACGGCAAGATTGACCGTACCGAGCTGTATGATGCCTTTGCCATCGACGCCAATGCCAACGGGTGGGAAGATTACAGCACCAGTAAGCTGATCTCTTCCACGGGCGCGGCCATGCGCGACCTGGCCAATGGCAGCGTCAAGGTCGAGCTTTGGCGCGTGAGCGGCAACGGAGACAATGTCGAGGTGCAGACCAACAGCGCCTCCAGCTTCGTCAAGCTGCCCTATTCGGGGCTGACCACGGGCGATGGCACTGCCGTTCCCGGCTCAACCCTCTACCTTCAGCAGGGCGCCGCTGCGGGAGACAAGAGCAGCACCCTTTCCACTGCGGTGAATTCGCAGGACGGCGTGGTATATGATACCACCCATGTTACCCCCAAGCCCAGCATCGGCGGTTATGATGGCCCGGGTCAGGTGTGGTACAATGAGGGCGGCGTGGTCGGTATCACGATCAACGGTCAGTCCTACGGCATTTTTGCTAATTCCGACGTGACCTGGACCTATACCTCGACCGGCCTCAAATCGAGCCTGGACGACAAGAACTTCTATTCCGTCGCCCTGCTGCCTGATGCCTCGGTAAACACGCTGATGGAATACCGCCAGCACGCCTTTGCCGAAGTGACCGGCACGGTGGCCAGCTATGCCATCGACAAGTCGACCAATCAGGTCGTCACCACCTTCACCTACACCACTCAGATGATGTCGGATGAGAAGGGCCTGTCGAGTGACCCGCTGACGGCGCTCTATTACCACCAATATGCCAACAGCGATGCCTCCACGCTGGACTTCTCCTTCGCCTCCGCGCGCGGCGATATGAAGGCTTATGACGGCTCCTCCTTCTCGACCAGCATGAAGATGCCGCCGATCCTGCCGCTGATGCCCTTCCTTGGCACGGATGCGCAAAAGGCCGAGCTGCAGAGCCTGATCCATGATGAACTGAAGACCTTCCTCTCCAAAAACGATCCCGTGGGCGGCGACACCTATTGGGGTTCGCGCCAGATCGCGAAATACACCGATCTGGCCATGCTGGCGCAGCAGGTCGGTTACGGTCAGGCCAAGGATACTTTCCTGAAGGCCGCCGAACAGCAACTGGAAACGTGGTTTACCGCCTCGGACGGCGACAAGTATGAATTCGTCTATGACAAGATCTGGCATGCCATCATCGGCTATCCCGGCTCCTACGATGCGGATGACAAGAGCAACGACCTGACGCTTCAGCTCGGCTATTTCGTCAATGCTGCGGCGACCATCGCCACGCTGGACCCGGAATGGGCCAAGCAGAGCAACTTCGGCGCAATGGTCAACCTTATCATCAAGAACGCCAACAACCCTGACCGGAACGACCCGACCTTCGGTTATTTGCGCGGCTTTGATTCCTATGCGGGCCACAATTGGGCCTCGGGCACGGGCTTTGGCATCACGCAGGAATCGGCAACGGAATCGTTGAACTTCGACGGCGCCGTGGCGCGGTGGGGCGCGGCAACCGGTCAGGCCGACATGGAAAATCTTGGCCTCTACCTCTACACCACCGAGAGCCAGGCCTTCGCCGACTACTACCTCGACGTGCATAACATCGCCTTCCCCGACGGCTTTGATCACACCCGCATCGGCATTCTGGGTGCGGATGGTGGTTCCTACGCTACCTATTTCGGAACAGATCCGCTTTACGTCCAGGGCATCAACATGACGCCCATCCTGTCGCAAAGCTCGCTCTTCATGGGCTATTACACGGATGAGATCCGCGAGGACCTGGCCGAACTGACCGCGCAGATGCAGGATCCCACCCTGTCGAACCCCGACAATGCTTGGTGGAACAGCATCGACAAATATATGGCCATGGCCGATCCCGACAAGGCGCTGGCCGATTATCTGAGCCACACCACCTATCAGGGTGGCGGCGGCGAGGAATCGCGCCCCGACACGCTGGCCTTCATCGAAAGTCTGGCGGCGATGGGCACGCTGTCCAAGGATGTCAGCGCCAATTCGCCTTATGCGGCGGTCTATGTGAAGAACGGCGCCAAGACCTATGTGGCGTGGAACCCTTCCACCACCGCCGGCATGACCGTCACCTTCTCGGACGGGACCAAGGTGAGCGTGGGCGTCAATGACATGGCTACGCTGACCCCCGACGGCCAGATCCACATCACCGATTTCGCCTCGAGCATCGCCTATCGCCCCGACGGCATTCCGCTCGACCTGCCCACCGATCCGCCAGCCTATGCGCTGACCACGGTGGCCACCAATGGCGATATGGTGCTTTCGGTCGAGGCGACCACGGGCACGGCATGGCTTTCGGTGGGCGGGGCCGCACCGCGCGCCATGCTCAATGGAGACAGCACCCGCCGTGCGCTGCAAAGCGCCAATGGCGACCGGCTGGTGGCCGTGGGCCGCGATGCGTCGGGGCAGGTTCATGTGCTGCTGGCGGGCGGCGCCAATGGCAAGGAGCCCTTCTATGACAAGATCCTCGACACCAATTATAGCCTGAAGGACAATGGGGCGGCGCTTTACAGCAATGCCAATGCGGCGACGCTGGAACCACTGTACAATCAGGATTTCAACGGTGACGGGGTGGTCGTGGGCGGCACGCTCACGCTCAAGCAGCAGAATGGTACGCTGTCGCTCTTCGTCGATGATGGCAATGGCCGCGCCTATGTGAAGGACGGGGCCAATGGCATGACCGAGATCTTCCGCAACGGCGATGGTGTGCCCACCCTGCTGACGCGCGGCGGATCGACGATTTCTGCCGTGGGCAAGGATGCAGATGGCAATTTGCATGTGCTGGATGTGCCGGCGGGTTCGAACCTCGTCTATTCCTGGAAGCTGGATGCCAAGGGCAACTGGACAGGCGAGACCGCTTACGACATCACGCAGCCGGGCATCGCCGATGCTGAGGCGATCTTCCAGATCGACCTCAATCACGATGGTGTGGTTCCGGCCGCGTTGCCGCAGATTGTGGCCAGGAACGGGGGACTGCAACTGCTGGTCGATGCTGACGGCTATGCGCTGGCCAAGCTCGAGGATGGCACGACCATCAATGTGATGCGCGGCGGCGAGAAGGTGAAGCTGGATCGTGGTTCGCAGCTCTCGGCTATCGGGCGCGACAGCGAGGGCAATCTGCGCGTTCTGGATGGTGACCCCAACAACTTTGGCCCCGATACCCAGCACTGGGCCTGGCGCCTGGACGCTCAGGGTAACTGGGTGGGCGAGGACGTCTACAGTGGCACCGCGCTGACGCAGGTCGACGGGCAGTTTGGCAAGGACTTCAACGGCGACGGTGTCATCTCTGGCTCGCAGAAGAGGCTGGTTAGCCAGAATGGCGGCGACGCTCTTTATGTCGATGATCAGACAGGCAAAGCCTTTGTCTCCGTTCAGGGCGCCGCGCCGATCCAGATCACCCGTGATGGCGCCGACTGGGGCGATGTGAAGCTCCAGCGTGGTGACTGGTCATTGGTTGCGGTGGCCACCGACGATGAGGGCCGCACGCGTGTGCTCGATGCCGATCCCTTTTCCGACATGAAATATGCCTGGATCCTTGACGGTAACGGTCATTGGTACGGCGAACAGTCCTTCGACAAGTCGAACAGCGCGGCAGCCGAGATGCTCTTCTCCACCGATCTCAACGGTGATGGCATCATCGGCAACAAGGCCACAAACATGGCGGCTGCCGTGAACAACCACCTGTTGGGTTGA